From one Azospirillum ramasamyi genomic stretch:
- a CDS encoding HRDC domain-containing protein, with the protein MSTEIRTFTIPDANAEEAQTQLSAFLRTVEVQRIDTAYADGAWRVLVLFADLRRKEESQQIEAAIAAALHGWRDKAAVQAGVTRDAVLSDELVSEIARFAPTTEHELSIIMNARGLGAGPHGGEIVQVVRSTLDVLIDD; encoded by the coding sequence ATGAGCACCGAAATCCGCACCTTCACCATTCCCGACGCCAACGCCGAGGAGGCGCAGACGCAACTCTCCGCCTTCCTGCGGACGGTGGAGGTCCAGCGCATAGATACGGCCTATGCCGACGGCGCGTGGCGCGTGCTGGTGCTGTTCGCCGATCTCCGCCGCAAGGAGGAGTCGCAGCAGATCGAGGCGGCCATCGCCGCCGCGCTGCACGGCTGGCGCGACAAGGCCGCGGTCCAGGCCGGGGTGACGCGCGACGCCGTGCTGTCGGACGAACTGGTATCGGAAATCGCCCGCTTCGCCCCGACGACGGAGCATGAGCTGTCGATCATCATGAACGCCCGCGGCCTGGGCGCCGGGCCCCATGGCGGGGAGATCGTGCAGGTGGTGCGCTCCACGCTGGACGTGCTGATCGACGATTGA
- the frc gene encoding formyl-CoA transferase, giving the protein MTKPLEGIKIIDFTHVQAGPACTQLLAWYGADVIKVERPGAGDVTRSQLRDIPGADALYFTMLNSNKRSLTLDTKTAEGKEVLERLIKESDVLVENFGPGALDRMGFSWERIKELNPGMIVASVKGFSDGHHYQDLKVYENVAQCAGGAASTTGFWDGPPTVSAAALGDSNTGMHLAIGILTALMARTKTGKGQKVAVSMQDSVLNLCRVKLRDQQRLDRVGYLEEYPQYPHGKFTDVVPRGGNAGGGGQPGWVLKCKGWETDPNAYIYFTIQGHAWAPICKALGREEWIDDPAYNTAEARQDKIFDIFAIIEDWLKDKTKFEAVDILRKYDIPCAPVLSMKEIANDPSLRASGTVVEVDHKVRGKYLTVGSPIKFSDMTVEVTGSPLLGEHTDEVLAQLGYSKDQIAAMHQAKVV; this is encoded by the coding sequence ATGACCAAGCCGCTTGAAGGCATTAAGATCATCGACTTCACCCATGTGCAGGCCGGCCCCGCCTGCACGCAGCTTCTGGCCTGGTACGGCGCGGACGTGATCAAGGTCGAACGTCCGGGTGCCGGCGATGTCACCCGCAGCCAGCTGCGCGACATCCCGGGCGCCGACGCGCTCTATTTCACCATGCTGAACAGCAACAAGCGCTCCCTCACCCTGGACACCAAGACCGCCGAGGGCAAGGAAGTCCTGGAGCGTCTGATCAAGGAATCCGACGTCCTGGTGGAGAACTTCGGCCCAGGCGCTCTCGACCGCATGGGCTTCAGCTGGGAGCGCATCAAGGAACTGAACCCCGGCATGATCGTCGCTTCGGTCAAGGGCTTCAGCGACGGCCACCATTACCAGGACCTGAAGGTCTATGAGAACGTCGCCCAGTGCGCCGGCGGTGCGGCCTCCACCACCGGTTTCTGGGACGGCCCGCCGACCGTGTCCGCCGCCGCCCTCGGCGACAGCAACACCGGCATGCATCTCGCCATCGGCATCCTCACCGCCCTGATGGCCCGCACCAAGACCGGCAAGGGCCAGAAGGTCGCGGTGTCGATGCAGGACAGCGTGCTGAACCTCTGCCGCGTCAAGCTGCGCGACCAGCAGCGCCTGGATCGCGTCGGCTACCTCGAGGAGTACCCGCAGTACCCGCACGGCAAGTTCACCGACGTGGTTCCGCGCGGCGGCAATGCCGGCGGCGGCGGCCAGCCGGGCTGGGTGCTGAAGTGCAAGGGCTGGGAGACCGATCCCAACGCCTACATCTACTTCACCATCCAGGGCCATGCCTGGGCGCCGATCTGCAAGGCGCTGGGCCGCGAGGAGTGGATCGACGACCCGGCCTACAACACCGCCGAGGCTCGTCAGGACAAGATCTTCGACATCTTCGCGATCATCGAGGATTGGCTGAAGGACAAGACCAAGTTCGAGGCCGTCGACATCCTGCGCAAGTATGACATCCCGTGCGCGCCGGTGCTGTCGATGAAGGAGATCGCCAACGACCCGTCGCTGCGTGCCAGCGGCACGGTTGTTGAGGTCGACCACAAGGTGCGCGGCAAGTACCTGACGGTCGGCAGCCCGATCAAGTTCTCCGACATGACGGTCGAGGTCACCGGCTCCCCGCTGCTCGGCGAGCACACCGACGAGGTGCTGGCTCAGCTCGGCTACAGCAAGGACCAGATCGCGGCCATGCACCAGGCCAAGGTGGTCTGA
- a CDS encoding PAS domain-containing protein, protein MEQTAAAGSPAVVDCEQLVSVIGDAVIVSDPAGAITLWNAAAERMFGFTPDEAMGKSLDIIIPERQRQRHWDGYEKTMATGETRYGHDLLRVPAVHKDGHSLSIAFTVALLRGTHGAATGIVAVVRDETDRWTEERKLRRRLAELEAAATTAG, encoded by the coding sequence ATGGAACAGACGGCAGCAGCGGGTTCTCCCGCGGTTGTTGATTGCGAGCAGCTGGTGTCGGTGATCGGGGATGCGGTCATCGTGTCCGATCCGGCTGGAGCCATCACCCTATGGAATGCGGCGGCGGAGCGGATGTTCGGCTTCACCCCCGACGAGGCGATGGGCAAGTCGCTCGACATCATCATTCCGGAACGCCAGCGGCAACGCCACTGGGACGGCTACGAGAAGACCATGGCCACGGGCGAAACCCGCTACGGGCACGATCTTCTGCGGGTCCCGGCGGTCCACAAGGACGGGCACAGCCTGTCGATCGCCTTCACCGTCGCGCTGTTGCGCGGGACCCACGGTGCGGCGACCGGCATCGTCGCCGTGGTGCGGGACGAAACCGACCGCTGGACCGAAGAGCGGAAGCTGCGCCGCCGCCTTGCGGAACTCGAAGCGGCCGCAACCACAGCCGGCTGA